From the genome of Aspergillus fumigatus Af293 chromosome 1, whole genome shotgun sequence, one region includes:
- a CDS encoding WD40 repeat domain-containing protein yields MHTLKATASSSLNLGPGNYIYSITPASPGSLAAIASDDSLRVFDAAGLGRVAVVAAKTHGNGGVTALRRYGSGRDQQLLVTGGRDGKVKVWDLRAGKGSAAVEMETARNAPVLSVACCSETNTVVAGTELVSSQAVVAFWDIRSPGTTRLQYVESHNDDVTELQYHPVRNNILLSGSTDGLVNIYDTTITDEDDALVQVINHGSVHHAGFLGERTIYALSHDEDFSVHPATDPDEQAEEPKPIQFGDLRQPLNCEYIAQLCTGSQSAYIAAGHKLDKRLDLVPLIPDPWRFDQANLWRLPGAHGEEVVRSIYVDEQGHSVFTGGEDGFVRAWKPVDEDETQGEYSSAKPSRPKEKKREKERFKPY; encoded by the exons ATGCACACCCTCAAGGccacagcatcatcctcgctcAATCTGGGGCCGGGAAATTATATCTACTCGATCACTCCCGCATCGCCTGGCTCATTGGCGGCTATTGCATCGGATGACTCGTTGCGTGTTTTTGACGCCGCTGGGCTTGGCCGTGTAGCTGTGGTCGCAGCGAAAACCCATGGGAACGGGGGCGTGACGGCTCTGAGGAGGTATGGGTCTGGTCGGGATCAGCAGCTGCTAGTTACTGGTGGTAGGGATGGGAAGGTGAAGGTGTGGGATTTGAGAGCGGGGAAGGGCTcggctgctgttgagatGGAGACCG CCAGAAATGCGCCTGTGCTATCGGTAGCTTGCTGTTCAGAGACTAATACTGTCGTTGCTGGTACGGAGCTGGTCTCCTCGCAAGCTGTTGTTGCGTTCTG GGATATCAGATCGCCGGGAACAACCCGGCTCCAGTATGTTGAGAGCCACAACGACGACGTGACCGAG CTTCAATACCACCCCGTCCGTAACAACATCTTACTGTCCGGAAGCACAGACGGACTGGTGAATATCTACGACACTACCATCacggacgaggacgatgcccTGGTGCAGGTCATCAACCACGGCTCTGTCCACCATGCCGGATTCCTGGGCGAGCGTACCATCTACGCTCTCAGCCATGACGAGGACTTCTCCGTCCACCCGGCCACAGATCCCGACGAGCAGGCCGAGGAACCTAAGCCCATCCAGTTTGGTGATCTAAGGCAACCTCTCAACTGCGAGTACATCGCCCAGCTCTGCACCGGCAGCCAGTCAGCGTATATCGCTGCTGGACATAAACT TGATAAACGCCTGGACCTCGTTCCTCTCATTCCCGATCCGTGGCGATTCGACCAGGCGAATCTCTGGCGTCTTCCCGGCGCACACGGCGAGGAGGTTGTCCGTTCAATCTACGTCGACGAGCAG GGTCATTCCGTATTCACCGGGGGAGAGGACGGGTTCGTCCGTGCCTGGAAGCCAGTGGACGAGGATGAAACTCAGGGCGAATATTCTTCGGCCAAGCCTTCCCGGccaaaggagaagaaacgggAGAAGGAGCGCTTTAAGCCATATTGA